The Ignavibacteriales bacterium DNA window AAAGGAGTTAAAAAAGTTTACCTGATCTACCGTAGAACAAAAGAACAAATGCCGGCAGATAAAGAAGAATTTTTTGCTGCACTTAAAGATGGAGTTGAGTTTAGAGAACTGCTGCTTCCTATCAGATTTAACAACGGACTTCTAGTTTGTCAGAAAATGAAACTGAGCGAGACTGGATCTGATGGAAGAAAAAATGTATTGCCGATTGATGGCGAGTATGAAGAAATTAAAATTGATTCCGTAATCTCTGCAATCGGTGAAAACGTTGATACGGAATTTTTGACAAAAAATAAAATTCTATTAGAAAATAACAGAGTGAAAGTTACCGAGTCTAATGAGACGATGATAGAAAATGTTTTCATTGGCGGTGATGCGCTGAGAGGACCATCTACCGTAGTAGAATCAATTGCAGATGGAAAGAAAGCGGCAGAAGCAATCATTAAGAAAGAAAATGTTAAGGTCGGGCAGTACTCTGCTAAAAATTATTTTGTCAATGATCAACAACTTTTTGAAGACATAAGAAAAAGAAAGGGTGAAATTGCAAATCAATCTAATACAAATTTTATTATTGAAGCCGGAAGGTGTTTAGGATGCAATTTTATCTGCAATAAATGCGTTGAGGTCTGCCCGAACCGTGCCAATGTTGCAATAATATCGAATTCAGATTCCTTTAAAGATCAATATCAGATTATCCATCTTGATCAACTATGCAACGAGTGCGGCAACTGCGAAACTTTTTGCCCTTACCAAGGTGCACCATATAAAGAGAAGTTCACATTTTTTAAGAGTAAAAATGATTATACTCAAAGCACTAACGAAGGTTTTTACTTTGATGAGAATAAAAATCTAACGACAGTAAATATAAGATTGAGATCTGAGACTGGAACGATTCTTTTTGATAATCACGGAGAAGTTGTTCAAACAACAATCAGTACTCGAAACGAACTAATTCAATTAATTAAAATATTTCGGAAGGATTATTCTTTTCTAATTTGAGAATAATTAGTGAGCCGTTAATTCTTTTGCGCTTTCACTGATTGCTTCAATTATTTGTTTGTACCCGGTACATCTGCACAAGTTACCCGCAATTGCATCTTTGATTTCTTCTTCGGTAGGATTTTGATTTTCTTCAAGCAAAGCATAAGCCGATAAAACCATTGCCGGTGAACAGAATCCGCATTGTACTGCACCATACTTTAAGAAATTTTTTTGAATCGGATGTAATTCATTACCGTTTGCAATTCCTTCAATTGTAACGATCTCACTTCCTTCAATTTGTGCAGCAAGAATCAGACATGAATTAACCGCTTTTCTATTCAATAATACAGTACATGCACCGCACTCTCCAACTCCGCATCCTTCCTTTGTTCCGGTTAGATTTAATTTATCTCTGAGTAGATCGAGCAAACGGATACTCGGTTCAGTCTCTACTGTAACTTGTTTTCCGTTAAGTATGAATTTCAAACTGATCATTTTATTCTTTTCGTCATTCGATTAAGCATTTGATAAAACATTTGCTGGACAACCGGTAATTTATATTCACTTGACCAACGTAATCCTGTTAATTTAATTATCTCTTCTGCTAGCTTGCTTGCAAGCAATTTTAAAAAATCGTTCTTTACTTCTTTACCGGCAGCAAATTTTTCTAATTCCTGGAAACGAGTTCCTATTGGAGTTGCAGCGCCGGAAGCAATTCTTATTTCATTTATTTTGTTCTCGTTCAACTCCATCAAAACAGCAAGTGTAATTCTGCTGATAGCTACAGCCTGGCGTCTTCCTAGTTTATAAAAATCTCCTACAAAAGTTTTTGGCGGAACCGGAATATTTATGCGGATTACAATTTCATCTTTCTTTAATTGTGTTTTGTAAGGACCTTGCAAAAATTCTTGTAGTGATATTTCCCGTTTAGAATGGATTGATTCAATTTCTATTGTAGCGTTGTAGATCAATAGAGCTGGAACAGTATCGGCACACGGTGCGTTGTTTACAAAATTTCCCGCTATCGTAGCGCGGTTTCTTATTTGCAAACTGCCGATTGTAGCAACAGCTTTTTTTAGAATCTGTAACTCTTTGGAAACTATTTGGTTTGTATAAATCTCCGTAAATGTTGAAGCCG harbors:
- a CDS encoding (2Fe-2S)-binding protein, with the translated sequence MISLKFILNGKQVTVETEPSIRLLDLLRDKLNLTGTKEGCGVGECGACTVLLNRKAVNSCLILAAQIEGSEIVTIEGIANGNELHPIQKNFLKYGAVQCGFCSPAMVLSAYALLEENQNPTEEEIKDAIAGNLCRCTGYKQIIEAISESAKELTAH
- a CDS encoding FAD binding domain-containing protein, which produces MPSIEILIPKNLNEVLSILSNYDKDLRIIAGGTDVVTGLKQESNRFVNTEVLVDINHVAEVKGIEQRNGKISIGAASTFTEIYTNQIVSKELQILKKAVATIGSLQIRNRATIAGNFVNNAPCADTVPALLIYNATIEIESIHSKREISLQEFLQGPYKTQLKKDEIVIRINIPVPPKTFVGDFYKLGRRQAVAISRITLAVLMELNENKINEIRIASGAATPIGTRFQELEKFAAGKEVKNDFLKLLASKLAEEIIKLTGLRWSSEYKLPVVQQMFYQMLNRMTKRIK